From one Neovison vison isolate M4711 chromosome 1, ASM_NN_V1, whole genome shotgun sequence genomic stretch:
- the ESM1 gene encoding endothelial cell-specific molecule 1 isoform X1, with protein MKSLLLLATLLVPAHLAAAWSTKYAVDCPERCDSAACKSSLRCKRTVLDDCGCCRVCAAGLGETCYRTVSAMDGVKCGPGLRCQFFSEEDDFGDEFGICKDCPYGTFGMECQETCNCQSGICDRVTGKCLKFPFFQYSVAKSSNRRFVSHTEHDMASGDGNAVREELVKENARSPVMKWLNPR; from the exons ATGAAGAGCCTCCTGCTGCTGGCCACGCTCCTGGTCCCTGCGCACCTGGCGGCGGCCTGGAGCACCAAGTATGCGGTGGACTGCCCCGAGCGCTGCGACAGCGCCGCGTGCAAAAGCAGCCTGCGCTGCAAGAGGACAGTGCTGGACGACTGCGGCTGCTGCCGGGTGTGCGCCGCGGGGCTGGGCGAGACCTGCTACCGCACCGTGTCGGCCATGGACGGCGTCAAGTGCGGCCCGGGGCTCAGGTGTCAGTTTTTCAGTGAGGAGGATGACTTTGGTGACGAGTTCGGTATCTGCAAAG ACTGCCCCTATGGCACCTTCGGGATGGAATGCCAGGAGACCTGCAACTGTCAGTCAGGCATATGTGACAGAGTGACCGGCAAGTGTCTGAAATTTCCCTTCTTCCAATATTCGGTAGCCAAGTCTTCCAACAGGAGATTTGTTTCTCACACAG AGCATGACATGGCATCTGGAGACGGCAACGCTGTGAGAGAAGAACTCGTAAAAGAGAATGCCCGCTCTCCTGTAATGAAATGGTTAAATCCTCGCTGA
- the ESM1 gene encoding endothelial cell-specific molecule 1 isoform X2, protein MKSLLLLATLLVPAHLAAAWSTKYAVDCPERCDSAACKSSLRCKRTVLDDCGCCRVCAAGLGETCYRTVSAMDGVKCGPGLRCQFFSEEDDFGDEFGICKEHDMASGDGNAVREELVKENARSPVMKWLNPR, encoded by the exons ATGAAGAGCCTCCTGCTGCTGGCCACGCTCCTGGTCCCTGCGCACCTGGCGGCGGCCTGGAGCACCAAGTATGCGGTGGACTGCCCCGAGCGCTGCGACAGCGCCGCGTGCAAAAGCAGCCTGCGCTGCAAGAGGACAGTGCTGGACGACTGCGGCTGCTGCCGGGTGTGCGCCGCGGGGCTGGGCGAGACCTGCTACCGCACCGTGTCGGCCATGGACGGCGTCAAGTGCGGCCCGGGGCTCAGGTGTCAGTTTTTCAGTGAGGAGGATGACTTTGGTGACGAGTTCGGTATCTGCAAAG AGCATGACATGGCATCTGGAGACGGCAACGCTGTGAGAGAAGAACTCGTAAAAGAGAATGCCCGCTCTCCTGTAATGAAATGGTTAAATCCTCGCTGA